A genomic window from Bordetella genomosp. 9 includes:
- a CDS encoding type IV secretion system protein, with amino-acid sequence MAIGAVQLTSLGSIARWMDASVTSMLEQVVTPMVSSVTAAILPFVTVCLSISLVWFGWLIATGAIPIPAMTALRKVVEIAVIVSIAGAGGLYQTRIVSTMLDLPSAMTSVFTSEPSTPSQLLDDAANNGAEISTKINDRAPSFVSDAARAFAFVLVSVIVTVISALLSAVGIIVLVMVKAGMGLLVVIGPACILALLFEKTQIFFWNWVRQGLYYALYAALFMVLFSIIMGMFGMLQQGLLATADAGEINIFSMLTAITIFIAGATFMLSQVSSLVGTITGGRGSGVPVPFVGRIG; translated from the coding sequence ATGGCAATCGGCGCGGTTCAACTCACAAGCCTGGGCAGTATCGCGCGCTGGATGGATGCTTCGGTGACTTCCATGCTCGAACAGGTGGTCACTCCCATGGTCAGCTCGGTGACGGCCGCCATACTACCTTTCGTAACCGTGTGCCTGTCGATCAGCCTCGTGTGGTTTGGATGGTTGATTGCCACCGGAGCCATTCCCATCCCTGCGATGACTGCGCTGCGGAAAGTCGTTGAGATTGCGGTCATCGTGTCGATTGCTGGAGCGGGTGGTCTGTATCAGACGCGGATCGTCAGCACCATGCTGGACCTGCCTTCCGCGATGACCAGTGTTTTCACAAGCGAGCCGTCTACCCCATCGCAACTGTTGGACGATGCAGCGAACAACGGTGCTGAGATAAGCACGAAGATAAACGATAGAGCACCCTCATTTGTCAGTGACGCAGCACGCGCCTTCGCGTTCGTACTAGTATCAGTTATCGTCACTGTTATCTCCGCGCTGTTAAGCGCGGTGGGCATTATCGTCCTGGTCATGGTCAAAGCCGGTATGGGGCTGCTTGTGGTGATAGGCCCAGCGTGCATTCTGGCGCTGCTGTTCGAGAAGACCCAAATTTTCTTCTGGAACTGGGTGCGCCAAGGGCTGTACTACGCTCTCTATGCCGCCCTTTTTATGGTCCTATTCAGCATCATTATGGGAATGTTCGGCATGTTGCAGCAGGGCCTTCTTGCCACCGCCGACGCGGGAGAGATAAACATTTTCTCGATGCTGACCGCCATAACCATATTCATAGCTGGAGCGACCTTCATGTTGTCGCAAGTTTCCTCGCTTGTAGGCACGATCACCGGCGGGCGCGGAAGCGGAGTTCCTGTTCCGTTTGTAGGCCGCATCGGTTAA
- a CDS encoding TrbG/VirB9 family P-type conjugative transfer protein: MNRTVKLIVGAILAATLGAAWKPALALDHPHASPKDSRIRWANYDPDNVIEVDTALGVATQIELSKDEHYVTHAFGDGAAYAFQQIGNHLLLKPIVEQADTNLLYITDQRSYSFSLRYVTPQGDADKSSDNKAESRSGKKFEKRPSPQGVFRLVLRYPDDEQAKDKRREDKALVEHALARTDGAINWQSYTMNGDTSIAPVNAWDDGAQTWLRFAPGQDLPVVYFVDADGQEVIPNRHMADEHTIVVHRTAALWHLRLGNQVLAIHNDSPIPARSLPTRTISPAVERIIREEPGQ, from the coding sequence ATGAATCGCACCGTCAAGCTTATCGTTGGGGCGATACTCGCCGCAACGCTGGGTGCGGCGTGGAAACCTGCCCTGGCGCTCGATCACCCCCACGCCTCGCCCAAGGACTCGCGCATCCGGTGGGCGAACTATGACCCCGACAACGTCATCGAAGTAGACACGGCGCTGGGCGTGGCGACGCAGATCGAACTGTCCAAGGACGAACACTACGTCACCCATGCCTTCGGCGACGGGGCCGCCTACGCATTCCAGCAGATCGGGAACCACCTGCTGCTCAAACCGATCGTGGAGCAGGCGGACACGAACCTGCTCTATATCACCGACCAGCGCAGTTATTCATTCTCCTTGCGGTATGTGACGCCGCAGGGCGACGCTGATAAGTCCAGCGACAACAAGGCCGAAAGCAGGTCCGGCAAGAAATTCGAGAAGAGGCCAAGTCCGCAGGGCGTTTTCCGCCTGGTGCTGCGCTATCCGGACGACGAGCAGGCCAAGGACAAGAGACGCGAGGACAAGGCACTCGTCGAGCATGCGCTGGCCAGGACTGATGGGGCGATCAATTGGCAGAGCTACACAATGAACGGCGATACGTCGATCGCGCCGGTCAATGCCTGGGACGATGGCGCGCAGACGTGGTTGCGCTTCGCACCGGGCCAAGATCTACCGGTGGTGTATTTCGTCGACGCCGATGGTCAGGAAGTCATCCCGAACCGGCACATGGCCGATGAACATACCATCGTCGTGCACCGAACCGCGGCGCTATGGCATCTGCGCCTGGGCAACCAGGTCCTCGCAATCCACAACGATTCGCCCATACCGGCCCGCAGCCTGCCCACCCGCACGATCTCTCCCGCGGTGGAGCGGATTATCCGTGAGGAGCCTGGCCAATGA
- a CDS encoding virB8 family protein: protein MSEADPDLSLDAELERSRGAERDLLTELLSSRRTAWRVATASLVIAALSAGAVLTLFPLKTPPILYAVRVDNAKGEIDHITRLGDAKESYGDRMDRYFLHQYVLACESYDWYTIQNTYDRCGLFSAPSVQKAYYKKFQGDDSLDKVYGNHTRVVIHVRSITLGPKQSATVRFTQTIEGDNAPSKSKQFIATLAYHYVNTPISESVGRDNPLGFQVVSYTTDIETVR, encoded by the coding sequence ATGTCTGAAGCCGATCCCGATCTGTCTCTCGACGCTGAACTAGAACGATCCCGAGGTGCGGAGAGAGACCTGCTCACCGAGCTGCTTTCTTCCCGGCGTACTGCCTGGCGCGTCGCCACGGCGAGCCTCGTCATTGCGGCACTTTCCGCCGGCGCGGTTCTTACCCTCTTCCCCCTTAAAACGCCCCCGATCCTGTACGCGGTGCGTGTCGACAACGCCAAAGGTGAAATCGACCATATCACCCGCCTGGGAGACGCCAAGGAGAGCTACGGCGATCGCATGGATCGTTATTTTCTCCACCAGTACGTGCTCGCCTGCGAAAGCTACGACTGGTACACGATCCAAAACACCTATGACCGTTGTGGGCTCTTCAGCGCGCCGAGCGTACAGAAGGCCTACTACAAAAAATTCCAAGGCGACGACAGCCTGGACAAGGTCTATGGCAATCACACCCGCGTCGTCATCCACGTCCGCTCGATCACCCTCGGGCCGAAGCAGAGCGCCACGGTGCGCTTCACGCAGACGATCGAGGGTGACAACGCACCGTCCAAATCGAAGCAGTTCATCGCGACTCTTGCGTATCACTACGTCAATACGCCGATCTCCGAAAGCGTCGGACGCGACAACCCCCTTGGCTTTCAAGTCGTGAGCTACACGACCGACATCGAAACCGTGAGGTAA
- a CDS encoding type IV secretion system protein — protein MQATLNYRPKRLSAWRARCAQAMMLILLANAALRAQATGIPTVDAANLAQNALNHIEDIAKYTEQIAVLKDQLENAQRRYAAITGTRNLGEILNDPSIRSTLPSDVQSILRRGSNSLGSLESSTQRIMNEERLSGNYMVDRRALDQRAEDLAVRTKALLESAQSGTTARLQQLDNLQSQINLTTDPKAISDLQARLLVEQANIQADQMRADALSRQLQAEKALMEQQAQKLAAQSFSIDAIRAPLPGAQ, from the coding sequence ATGCAAGCCACCCTGAACTACCGACCCAAACGCCTCTCTGCCTGGCGCGCGCGCTGCGCCCAAGCCATGATGCTGATTCTCCTGGCCAATGCAGCATTGCGCGCTCAGGCTACCGGGATTCCCACTGTGGACGCGGCGAATCTCGCGCAAAACGCCCTCAATCACATCGAGGACATCGCGAAGTACACCGAACAAATTGCGGTCCTCAAGGACCAGCTCGAAAATGCCCAGCGGCGTTATGCGGCAATCACTGGCACGCGTAATCTCGGGGAGATTCTGAACGATCCCTCCATCCGCAGCACGCTGCCAAGCGATGTGCAGTCGATCTTGAGGCGGGGAAGCAACAGTCTCGGCTCCCTCGAAAGCTCCACCCAGCGCATCATGAACGAGGAGAGGCTGTCCGGGAACTACATGGTTGACCGGCGGGCGCTGGATCAGCGCGCCGAGGATCTTGCCGTGCGTACCAAGGCGCTGCTTGAATCGGCTCAGTCGGGCACGACGGCGCGCCTGCAGCAGCTGGACAACCTTCAGTCCCAGATCAACCTGACCACCGATCCGAAAGCCATCTCGGACCTACAGGCTAGGCTCCTGGTCGAACAGGCCAACATCCAGGCCGACCAGATGCGGGCGGATGCCCTGAGCCGCCAACTGCAGGCTGAAAAAGCGCTCATGGAACAACAAGCACAGAAGCTCGCCGCGCAGTCCTTCAGCATCGACGCGATCCGCGCGCCGCTGCCCGGAGCGCAGTAA
- the virB10 gene encoding type IV secretion system protein VirB10 has translation MKWLKRSKSKGAPIDAVAAIEAEQVEGRGRPDLEGSARPIAPGAKAFMLLLFVAATMLLGVVTWRAMATRGGEGASAPDIAPKGRIENLLPGLKLSLPKPQAPPPPEDKPPETVPAPAAATSNPKGGASLAVVSMPQIDDVTKRRLTSGLQGPKVEKSDAAGPPSAARAQQSDSGPMVDKLQPLKLAGVRASRLGNRDFLLTQGTMIDCAMQTRLVSAQAGMISCYATHEVRSTNGRVALIDPGTFFVGYQQSVLAHGQPRIGVVWSRLETPDGAIINLASPGTGPLGEAGLDGYIDTHFAERFGGAIMVSLISDFGTWASSRGNSDSGSIRFDSTDDAAKNAVTTVLDNSINIPPTLYRNQAGRVGIFVARDLDFSSVYQLRAVQP, from the coding sequence ATGAAATGGTTGAAGCGAAGCAAATCCAAGGGCGCGCCCATTGATGCGGTCGCCGCCATCGAGGCCGAACAGGTCGAGGGTCGTGGTCGTCCAGACTTGGAGGGGTCGGCGCGCCCCATCGCGCCGGGTGCTAAGGCATTCATGCTGCTTCTTTTCGTCGCAGCGACCATGTTGCTGGGCGTCGTGACCTGGCGGGCCATGGCCACGCGCGGCGGCGAGGGTGCCTCCGCACCTGATATCGCCCCAAAAGGAAGAATCGAGAACTTGCTGCCGGGCCTGAAACTGTCGTTGCCCAAGCCGCAAGCGCCACCGCCACCGGAAGACAAGCCCCCAGAGACGGTGCCGGCGCCGGCTGCAGCCACGTCGAATCCTAAAGGTGGCGCGTCACTCGCGGTAGTCAGCATGCCGCAGATCGACGATGTCACGAAACGGCGCCTTACAAGTGGCCTGCAGGGCCCGAAGGTGGAAAAGAGCGACGCTGCCGGCCCCCCTTCTGCCGCGCGTGCGCAACAGAGCGATAGCGGTCCGATGGTCGACAAACTCCAACCACTAAAGCTCGCCGGCGTCCGAGCGTCCCGTCTCGGTAATCGCGATTTCCTACTCACGCAGGGCACCATGATCGACTGCGCCATGCAAACTAGACTGGTCAGTGCTCAGGCCGGCATGATCAGTTGCTACGCGACACATGAGGTTCGTTCTACCAATGGCCGTGTCGCCTTGATTGACCCCGGCACGTTCTTCGTCGGCTACCAACAGAGCGTGCTCGCGCACGGGCAGCCCCGTATTGGCGTCGTCTGGTCTCGACTGGAAACCCCCGACGGCGCCATCATCAACCTGGCGTCGCCAGGTACCGGCCCGCTTGGCGAGGCCGGCCTGGATGGGTACATCGACACCCATTTCGCCGAGCGCTTCGGCGGAGCGATCATGGTCAGCCTCATCAGCGACTTCGGCACCTGGGCCAGTTCGCGCGGCAACAGCGACAGCGGATCGATTCGCTTCGACAGCACGGACGATGCCGCCAAGAACGCCGTGACGACCGTGCTGGACAACTCGATCAACATCCCGCCGACCCTGTACCGAAACCAGGCGGGTCGCGTCGGCATCTTCGTCGCGCGCGATCTGGATTTCAGCTCGGTGTATCAGCTGCGCGCGGTCCAGCCGTAG
- the virB11 gene encoding P-type DNA transfer ATPase VirB11, producing MNDIPMTPEEARESGRALVVRQMMRPIAAYMEDDEVREISVPRPGVLFARRRGAWYQHDAPELTLDYLKALTDAMASFNQKNFTPIMSLKLPDGERAQVAKRPAVLDGSLSLNIRKHSSLVKTLDELDAEGAFQDWKDVSGPFENATALSDQDRELLELKNSRNARAFLEKAVLYCRNVIIGGKTGSGKTTFARSLIECVPTHERIITIEDVHELFLPRHPNRVHMIYGADEGQISPTDCIAACMRSSPDRIFLSELRGSEAWEYLTALNTGHPGSVTTTHANSARDTFDRVALLVKQSTAGNQIDIDTIRRFLYSTLDISLYFAHYKLVEVYFNPGRALLA from the coding sequence ATGAACGATATCCCCATGACGCCAGAGGAGGCGCGAGAATCCGGTCGCGCCCTGGTGGTACGCCAGATGATGCGGCCAATCGCCGCCTACATGGAAGATGACGAGGTCCGCGAGATCTCGGTGCCACGCCCGGGTGTGCTCTTCGCCAGGCGCAGAGGAGCCTGGTATCAGCACGACGCGCCTGAACTGACCCTCGACTACCTGAAGGCGCTCACCGATGCGATGGCGAGCTTCAACCAGAAGAACTTCACACCCATCATGTCGCTGAAGCTTCCGGACGGCGAGCGCGCCCAGGTGGCGAAGCGACCCGCCGTTCTCGACGGCAGCTTGTCGCTGAACATCCGCAAGCACAGTTCACTAGTGAAGACGCTGGACGAGCTCGATGCCGAGGGCGCGTTCCAGGACTGGAAGGACGTGAGCGGCCCGTTTGAGAACGCCACGGCGTTGAGCGACCAGGACCGAGAACTGCTGGAACTGAAAAATAGCCGCAACGCTCGCGCCTTCCTGGAAAAGGCGGTTCTTTATTGCCGCAACGTGATCATCGGCGGCAAGACCGGATCGGGCAAGACGACGTTCGCCCGCAGCCTGATCGAATGCGTGCCTACGCACGAACGCATCATCACCATCGAGGATGTGCACGAGCTCTTCCTGCCGCGCCATCCGAACCGCGTGCACATGATTTACGGGGCCGACGAAGGCCAGATCTCGCCGACCGATTGCATCGCGGCCTGCATGCGTAGCTCGCCCGATCGCATCTTCCTTTCCGAACTGCGAGGTTCGGAAGCCTGGGAATACCTCACGGCGCTCAATACCGGCCACCCGGGCTCAGTGACCACCACGCATGCCAACAGCGCACGCGACACCTTCGATCGGGTCGCGTTGCTGGTCAAGCAGTCCACCGCGGGCAACCAGATCGACATCGATACGATCCGTCGATTCCTGTACAGCACGCTGGACATCTCGCTCTACTTCGCCCACTACAAGCTGGTCGAAGTCTATTTCAACCCGGGGCGCGCATTGCTCGCCTGA
- a CDS encoding DUF3644 domain-containing protein, producing MRPPLHQRFVDKAQAAVTAAVEVYNKPAFAYREETFAILALNAWELLLKAKVLKDAGNAVKALRVYESRPTKSGALSKKVYLKTNRAGLPMSISLGACITKLEGTAAKLPAPVRANLDALQSIRDNSVHFVMANTTLARQTQELAAASVSNFVLLSKAWFARDFSRMLNLVLPLSFVAPAQEVKAVVVSADETRLIEHLKDLAQEAADSDGDYSVAIRMQIKLEKSVLANASKVMLTKDDDAVKVTLSEQDIRERYPWDYGELCKRLGTRYTDFKQNQEFHDIRLLLMKDEKYTKARYLDPGNPRSSKKDFYNANVLQIFDEHYRKK from the coding sequence ATGCGCCCACCGCTTCACCAGCGGTTCGTTGACAAAGCTCAGGCGGCCGTCACCGCTGCAGTTGAGGTGTACAACAAGCCGGCCTTCGCTTACCGGGAAGAGACGTTCGCAATCCTTGCGCTCAACGCGTGGGAGTTGCTCCTGAAGGCCAAGGTACTCAAAGACGCCGGCAATGCCGTCAAAGCGCTCCGGGTCTACGAGTCGCGGCCGACCAAGAGCGGGGCACTGTCGAAGAAGGTATATCTGAAGACGAACCGGGCCGGGTTGCCCATGTCTATATCGTTGGGTGCGTGCATTACCAAGCTCGAGGGTACAGCCGCAAAGCTTCCCGCGCCCGTACGGGCTAATTTGGATGCCCTACAAAGCATCCGCGACAACAGCGTGCATTTCGTGATGGCAAATACCACGCTAGCGCGGCAGACGCAGGAGTTAGCCGCGGCGAGCGTGAGCAACTTCGTGCTGCTGTCCAAGGCATGGTTCGCCAGAGACTTCTCGCGGATGCTGAACCTGGTGCTGCCACTGTCCTTTGTGGCACCCGCCCAAGAGGTAAAGGCGGTCGTAGTGTCAGCTGACGAGACGCGGCTCATAGAACATCTGAAGGATTTGGCACAGGAGGCTGCAGATAGCGACGGCGATTACTCTGTTGCCATCCGAATGCAGATCAAGCTAGAGAAGAGTGTTCTTGCTAATGCGTCCAAGGTGATGCTGACCAAGGACGACGACGCGGTGAAGGTCACGCTTTCGGAGCAGGACATCCGCGAGCGGTACCCGTGGGACTACGGCGAGCTGTGCAAGCGGCTCGGAACCCGTTATACGGATTTCAAGCAGAACCAGGAATTCCACGACATCCGACTCCTCCTGATGAAAGACGAGAAGTACACCAAGGCACGGTATTTGGACCCGGGCAATCCGAGGAGCTCGAAGAAGGACTTCTATAACGCCAACGTGCTGCAGATCTTCGATGAGCACTATAGGAAGAAGTAG